One region of Prosthecobacter fusiformis genomic DNA includes:
- a CDS encoding acyl-CoA dehydrogenase family protein, with protein MKTNLAPPPAAMIDMSKMSAGQKAALEMAEAARDERNNTGLAAGLFFGTPDFDKLIPFPKQSIEDSDQGDAFIARLRGVLNHADPDEIDRTGEIPDSLLEELAELGAFGIKIPTKYGGLGLSQTNYSRAAMLLGGECGNLAALLSAHQSIGAPQPLILFGTDEQKAKYLPRCARGEISAFALTENDVGSDPARMTTMAVPDGEDHFIINGEKLWCTNSLKAGLIVVMARTPTREKPHATSAFIVETSWPGVEIIHRCRFMGLKALYNGVVRFENVRVPRENILGGEGRGLKVALTTLNTGRITLPAACSGLSKRCVEISSRWAAERVQWGQPVGKHAAVADKLARMGADSFAMEAMVRYVSALVDRDKNADVRLEAAIAKLWGSERSWEIVDDTMQIRGGRGYETADSLRARGESADPVERLFRDCRINTIFEGSSEIMRLFIAREILDPHLKIAADVVNSTLPMKVRAKAAMRAGRAYATWYPRMWMPAGTGHANDTLHPDLQKDLRFIAGQSRKLARTLFHAMVRNGPALERRQILLGSLVDIGAELFVWSTTLAYAETKITDSAINSGEIDKLVRKVRFFGKLTRQRLRNHYSALEETLEKESKEVSRDMMQ; from the coding sequence ATGAAAACCAACCTCGCCCCACCACCCGCAGCCATGATTGACATGTCCAAAATGTCCGCCGGCCAAAAGGCGGCGTTGGAGATGGCTGAGGCTGCGCGGGATGAAAGGAACAATACTGGACTGGCAGCAGGACTGTTTTTCGGCACACCGGATTTTGACAAGCTTATCCCCTTCCCCAAACAATCCATCGAGGATAGCGATCAGGGGGATGCTTTTATAGCCCGGCTGCGCGGAGTGCTGAATCATGCTGATCCAGATGAGATCGACCGCACGGGAGAAATCCCTGACAGTCTGCTGGAAGAGCTGGCTGAGCTGGGGGCCTTCGGGATCAAAATTCCAACTAAATATGGAGGCCTGGGGCTTTCGCAAACCAACTATTCACGTGCAGCCATGCTGCTGGGTGGTGAATGCGGAAACTTGGCCGCACTGCTTTCCGCTCACCAGTCCATCGGGGCACCTCAGCCGTTGATCCTTTTTGGTACAGACGAGCAGAAAGCCAAGTATTTGCCACGCTGTGCCCGAGGAGAAATCAGCGCCTTTGCGCTGACTGAAAACGATGTGGGCAGCGATCCCGCCCGAATGACCACCATGGCCGTGCCGGATGGCGAGGACCATTTCATCATCAATGGGGAAAAGCTGTGGTGTACCAACAGTCTGAAGGCGGGGCTGATCGTGGTCATGGCGCGTACTCCGACACGGGAAAAACCGCACGCGACTTCGGCCTTCATTGTGGAGACTTCCTGGCCGGGGGTAGAGATCATCCATCGCTGCCGTTTCATGGGTCTGAAGGCTCTTTATAACGGCGTCGTCCGTTTTGAAAATGTGCGGGTTCCGCGTGAGAACATTTTGGGCGGTGAAGGCCGTGGACTCAAGGTGGCCCTGACCACATTAAACACGGGCCGGATCACCCTGCCAGCTGCCTGCTCGGGCTTGTCCAAGCGCTGCGTAGAAATCTCCAGCCGTTGGGCGGCTGAGCGTGTGCAATGGGGACAGCCTGTGGGCAAGCATGCTGCCGTGGCAGACAAGCTGGCGCGGATGGGTGCAGACAGCTTTGCCATGGAAGCGATGGTGAGATACGTTTCCGCCTTGGTGGACCGCGACAAGAATGCAGATGTGCGCCTGGAGGCTGCCATCGCCAAACTTTGGGGCAGTGAGCGTTCCTGGGAGATCGTGGATGACACGATGCAGATCCGGGGTGGACGCGGGTATGAAACGGCGGATTCCCTGCGGGCACGTGGTGAATCTGCGGACCCGGTGGAACGTCTGTTCCGTGATTGCCGAATCAATACCATCTTTGAGGGCAGCAGTGAAATTATGCGATTGTTCATCGCCCGGGAGATTCTGGATCCTCATTTAAAAATCGCGGCGGATGTGGTGAACTCCACGCTGCCAATGAAGGTGCGTGCAAAAGCTGCGATGCGCGCAGGACGAGCCTATGCCACCTGGTATCCGCGCATGTGGATGCCAGCGGGAACGGGTCATGCCAATGACACTCTACACCCTGACCTCCAGAAGGATCTGAGGTTCATCGCCGGACAGAGCCGCAAACTGGCCCGGACTCTATTTCACGCCATGGTCCGTAACGGACCTGCATTAGAAAGGCGTCAAATTTTGTTAGGCAGTCTGGTGGACATCGGCGCTGAGCTTTTCGTATGGTCCACGACCCTGGCCTATGCTGAAACGAAGATTACCGATTCTGCAATCAATTCGGGAGAGATCGACAAGTTGGTGCGCAAGGTTCGTTTCTTTGGCAAGCTGACCCGCCAACGGCTCCGCAACCATTACAGCGCACTGGAAGAGACGTTGGAAAAAGAGTCGAAGGAAGTCAGCCGTGATATGATGCAGTGA
- a CDS encoding RDD family protein: protein MSEINPYAPPQADLTPEVSSLLGQPLASPWIRLVAQLVDGLISAAVLLPLMYFSGYWARAAESVGQSFVESLLWAPVQLAIMIGINWTFLLQGQTIGKKLLKVRIVRKDGSPIDRTRIITHRLLPVWVVSNIPVVNLALIADALCIFRAGRNTLHDDIADTKVVVA, encoded by the coding sequence ATGAGCGAAATCAATCCTTACGCACCGCCTCAAGCAGACTTGACCCCGGAAGTTTCCAGTCTTCTAGGCCAACCTTTGGCCTCCCCCTGGATAAGATTGGTTGCGCAGCTTGTGGATGGCCTGATTTCAGCCGCAGTGCTCCTGCCTCTGATGTATTTTTCAGGCTACTGGGCGCGTGCTGCAGAATCGGTAGGCCAATCGTTTGTGGAGTCGCTTCTTTGGGCACCAGTCCAACTCGCTATCATGATCGGCATCAACTGGACATTCCTTCTTCAAGGTCAGACGATTGGCAAGAAACTGCTCAAGGTTCGTATCGTCAGAAAAGACGGCAGCCCGATTGACCGCACTCGCATCATTACACACCGTCTCTTGCCAGTCTGGGTGGTTTCCAATATTCCCGTGGTGAATCTGGCTTTGATCGCAGATGCCCTATGCATCTTCCGCGCAGGACGTAACACGCTGCATGATGACATTGCTGATACCAAGGTTGTGGTCGCTTAA
- a CDS encoding 3-hydroxyacyl-CoA dehydrogenase NAD-binding domain-containing protein: MNSHLLDNVVAEKDFFVPRPPTPALRVQSLKNFRLTTDERDIAWITFDMAGSTANIWNEHTLREFDLCLEALSRDTTIKGLVLMSAKEKIFIAGADLKAVRNAPVRKVETMIERGQSVFNRLAALPFPKIALIHGACLGGGLEVTLACNARIASDSNITRLGLPETQIGLIPAWGGSTRLPRLLGLPTALDLIVTGKQLKPRAARRLGLVDEVVPKEHLEAAARKMLAHGLPDRVSPLNHAFWKMPGIRQGLAYHVRGQVMAKTRGIYQAPLRAIEVATQASVLPLGKALELERHAIMDLALTPQTEHLIDLFFRKEEASKKPHSRGVALQVHDVAVIGAGVMGSGIAHWAASKGHHVLMQDVSTDSLASGLKRIHGLLNEGVKRHAMTKLEMRDSMDRLTPEHTAVPLTRFPIIIEAATEDMALKKKIFADLAKRAGPDAILATNTSALSVTELAQTLPHPERVIGLHFFNPVHRMPLAEIIVTQDTTDDVIATAVTFVQKLGKTPIVVKDSPGFVVNRILMPYLMEAVRLHESGISAEVIDEAMLEFGMPMGPLRLLDEIGLDVAAHVATTLCAAYPDRMAPSDLLNLLVSEGKLGKKSGEGFYKHNSGAAVRKPVIQDHAQVEHVQHRLALLLSNEAARCADEGLTRTPADIDLAMILGTGYPPSRGGPLSWLHEYGTDNASVELRLLAASTPSPHSFEPARLHHV; encoded by the coding sequence ATGAACTCACATCTGCTCGATAATGTCGTGGCGGAGAAGGATTTTTTCGTTCCCCGCCCCCCCACACCCGCCCTGCGGGTCCAGTCCCTCAAAAATTTCCGTCTGACCACGGATGAGCGGGACATAGCCTGGATCACTTTTGACATGGCTGGCAGCACGGCCAACATCTGGAATGAACACACGCTGCGTGAATTTGACCTATGTCTGGAAGCGCTCAGCCGTGACACCACGATCAAAGGGCTGGTCCTGATGAGTGCTAAGGAGAAGATCTTTATCGCCGGGGCGGATCTCAAGGCCGTACGCAATGCGCCGGTGCGCAAAGTGGAAACCATGATCGAACGTGGCCAGTCCGTTTTTAACCGCCTGGCAGCGTTGCCTTTTCCAAAGATCGCACTCATTCATGGAGCCTGCCTGGGTGGCGGGCTGGAAGTAACGTTGGCCTGCAATGCCCGCATCGCCAGTGATAGCAACATCACCCGCCTTGGCCTGCCTGAAACACAGATCGGCCTCATCCCAGCTTGGGGTGGCTCTACTCGCCTGCCAAGGCTGCTAGGGCTGCCGACAGCGCTGGATCTCATCGTCACGGGAAAGCAGCTCAAACCCCGAGCCGCCAGACGCCTGGGGCTGGTGGATGAAGTGGTGCCCAAAGAGCATCTGGAAGCCGCAGCACGCAAGATGCTGGCCCACGGTCTGCCTGATCGCGTATCCCCGCTGAACCACGCTTTTTGGAAGATGCCCGGCATACGCCAGGGGCTGGCCTACCATGTGCGTGGCCAAGTGATGGCCAAGACGCGAGGCATTTATCAAGCTCCTCTGCGGGCCATTGAAGTGGCGACGCAAGCCTCTGTATTGCCACTGGGGAAAGCCCTGGAACTGGAGCGACATGCGATTATGGATCTGGCACTGACCCCGCAAACAGAGCATCTGATCGATCTTTTCTTCAGGAAAGAAGAGGCCTCGAAGAAGCCGCATTCGCGCGGGGTCGCCCTTCAGGTGCATGACGTAGCCGTCATCGGTGCCGGTGTCATGGGATCTGGCATCGCCCATTGGGCAGCCAGCAAAGGGCACCATGTGCTCATGCAAGATGTGAGCACAGACTCTCTGGCAAGTGGCTTGAAACGCATCCATGGCCTGCTGAATGAAGGCGTGAAACGCCACGCCATGACCAAGCTGGAAATGCGGGACAGCATGGACCGGCTAACGCCTGAGCATACAGCCGTTCCCTTGACACGATTTCCCATCATCATCGAAGCGGCCACGGAGGACATGGCTCTGAAGAAAAAGATCTTTGCTGATCTGGCCAAACGCGCCGGACCGGATGCGATCCTGGCCACCAATACCTCGGCCCTGTCGGTGACTGAGCTGGCGCAGACACTGCCACATCCTGAGCGTGTGATCGGTCTGCATTTTTTCAATCCGGTGCACCGCATGCCATTGGCGGAAATCATTGTCACGCAGGATACGACGGATGACGTCATTGCCACGGCAGTCACCTTTGTGCAGAAGCTGGGTAAAACGCCCATCGTGGTCAAAGACAGCCCTGGGTTTGTGGTGAACCGCATCCTGATGCCTTATTTGATGGAGGCCGTGAGATTGCATGAAAGCGGTATTTCTGCCGAAGTCATTGACGAGGCGATGTTGGAATTTGGCATGCCCATGGGGCCATTGCGCCTGCTGGATGAAATCGGCCTGGATGTAGCCGCGCACGTGGCCACCACGCTCTGCGCTGCCTACCCGGACCGCATGGCTCCATCGGACCTGCTGAACCTACTCGTTTCAGAAGGTAAATTGGGCAAAAAATCTGGCGAAGGATTTTATAAGCACAACTCAGGAGCCGCTGTGAGAAAGCCAGTCATACAGGACCATGCTCAAGTGGAGCATGTGCAGCACAGGCTTGCGCTGCTGCTCAGCAATGAAGCTGCACGCTGCGCGGACGAAGGCCTGACCCGAACCCCCGCAGACATTGATCTGGCGATGATCCTTGGCACCGGCTACCCGCCTTCACGCGGTGGACCGCTGAGCTGGTTGCATGAATACGGCACTGACAATGCCAGTGTGGAACTGCGCCTGCTGGCTGCCTCCACACCTTCCCCGCATTCTTTTGAACCCGCACGTCTGCACCACGTCTAA
- a CDS encoding thiolase family protein — MKPLYIVSAIRTPFTRAGTSLAGMDATDLGKAAVSALLARTGLDPHAVDETIFGCVGQPADAQNIARVIALRAGLPEGKPAMTVHRNCASGLESLTTAHAKMCAGQGEVFIVGGTESMSNMPLYFSRSAMSKFGSVMKARSFGQKMGAMSAFRPMDFAPVIGLKLGLTDPVVDMNMGETAELLAREFKISRERQDAFALRSHQRAAVAAARLQGETAPLYVMGKSVEPVLADNGVRVDTTLEKLSRLKPMFERHHGSVTAGNSSQLTDGAVALLVASEEAVARHGWQPLGKLVDYAYTGCDPRRMGLGPVRAMDALMHRSNHKIGDMDTIEINEAFASQVLTVLECLKDTACARRAGLETALGEIDEERLNPRGGAIALGHPVGATGARLVLTALDQLRETQGRRALVSLCIGGGQGGAALLERV; from the coding sequence ATGAAACCTCTTTATATCGTCTCCGCCATCCGCACGCCTTTTACCCGTGCAGGCACCAGCCTAGCGGGCATGGATGCGACAGACCTCGGAAAAGCTGCGGTCTCCGCATTGCTAGCACGCACAGGCCTCGATCCGCATGCAGTGGATGAAACCATTTTTGGATGTGTGGGCCAGCCCGCTGATGCACAGAACATCGCTCGTGTAATCGCCTTGCGGGCCGGTTTGCCAGAAGGAAAACCCGCGATGACGGTACATCGTAATTGCGCCTCCGGCCTGGAATCTCTGACCACGGCGCATGCCAAGATGTGCGCGGGCCAGGGTGAAGTGTTCATCGTCGGAGGCACTGAGAGCATGTCGAACATGCCGCTGTATTTCTCACGAAGCGCGATGAGCAAATTTGGCAGCGTGATGAAGGCGCGCAGCTTTGGCCAAAAGATGGGTGCCATGAGCGCCTTTCGGCCCATGGACTTCGCCCCGGTCATCGGACTGAAGCTCGGCCTAACCGATCCGGTGGTGGATATGAACATGGGCGAAACGGCAGAACTTCTTGCGCGTGAATTCAAAATTTCACGTGAAAGGCAGGATGCCTTTGCCCTGCGCAGCCACCAGCGTGCAGCCGTGGCTGCGGCGCGTCTGCAAGGTGAGACGGCCCCCTTGTATGTCATGGGCAAATCGGTCGAACCGGTATTGGCGGATAATGGTGTGCGTGTGGATACCACGCTGGAAAAATTAAGCCGCCTCAAGCCAATGTTTGAGCGTCATCATGGCTCCGTGACTGCAGGCAACTCCAGCCAGCTCACCGATGGAGCCGTGGCATTGCTCGTGGCCAGTGAAGAGGCTGTGGCCCGGCATGGATGGCAGCCGCTGGGGAAACTGGTGGACTATGCCTACACCGGCTGTGATCCACGCCGGATGGGCCTGGGGCCTGTGCGCGCCATGGATGCCCTGATGCACCGGTCTAACCACAAGATTGGTGATATGGACACCATCGAGATCAATGAAGCGTTTGCCTCCCAGGTGCTGACTGTTTTGGAATGCCTCAAAGATACCGCCTGCGCACGCCGTGCCGGACTGGAAACGGCGTTGGGCGAAATCGACGAAGAGCGCCTGAATCCGCGGGGCGGGGCCATCGCGCTGGGCCATCCAGTGGGGGCAACGGGTGCCCGGCTTGTTCTTACCGCACTCGACCAGCTTCGTGAAACCCAGGGCCGCCGGGCTCTTGTCAGCCTCTGCATTGGCGGAGGCCAGGGCGGCGCGGCGCTGCTCGAAAGAGTCTAA